One window of Dyadobacter sandarakinus genomic DNA carries:
- a CDS encoding D-alanyl-D-alanine carboxypeptidase/D-alanyl-D-alanine-endopeptidase: MRTLIFLLGIIGLSGCSVSRYLNKELKNSAVLSQQHTGVSVQDLKTRKTLASYQDARYFTPASNTKLFSFYAGLCALGDSVPGLEYLEWGELLIIRGTGDPSLLHPDLPHSKVYDFLKSRKEQLFFTPYNYENKRFGAGWAWNDYNDYYQPEVSPMPVYGNIARFTGISAQEFDVKPAFWRKAAVLDSNAAGIVREEDKNVFRHPKMALAAGLMQDVPVRMSEVVAMELLGDTLKKDIKLINIPLEIEVKKVYSILSDSLYTHMMQASDNMMAEQLMLLYASVNNLPLNTEKAIAHAIEHHLSDLPDKPVWKDGSGLSRYNLFTPRSIVALLDKIYDKVPQQRLFSILPAGGKSGTLKNLFQGSEPFVFAKTGSLANNYNLSGYLVTKKGKLLAFSFMNNNFTRSSAEVRKEVARILTGLHDRF, from the coding sequence ATGCGCACGCTTATCTTTCTCCTGGGTATTATTGGCCTGTCGGGCTGCTCGGTGTCCCGCTATCTCAATAAAGAACTTAAAAACTCTGCTGTTTTAAGTCAGCAGCACACAGGTGTTTCGGTGCAGGATTTAAAAACCCGCAAAACCCTCGCTTCTTACCAGGATGCCAGGTATTTTACACCTGCCTCCAATACCAAGTTGTTCAGCTTTTATGCCGGACTATGTGCCCTGGGCGACTCGGTTCCGGGATTGGAGTATTTGGAATGGGGCGAGCTGCTGATTATCCGCGGCACGGGCGATCCTTCACTTTTACACCCCGACCTGCCTCACAGTAAAGTATACGATTTTCTGAAGTCGCGGAAGGAGCAGTTGTTTTTTACCCCCTACAATTATGAAAACAAGCGTTTTGGTGCCGGCTGGGCATGGAACGACTACAATGATTACTACCAGCCGGAAGTTTCCCCTATGCCGGTTTATGGCAACATAGCGCGCTTTACGGGTATTTCAGCCCAGGAATTTGATGTAAAACCCGCATTCTGGCGAAAGGCAGCCGTGCTGGATTCCAATGCGGCGGGTATTGTGAGGGAAGAAGATAAAAACGTATTTCGCCACCCGAAAATGGCCCTAGCCGCGGGGCTGATGCAGGATGTGCCGGTACGTATGTCGGAGGTGGTGGCTATGGAGCTGCTGGGAGATACGCTGAAAAAGGACATCAAACTGATCAACATTCCGCTCGAAATTGAAGTTAAAAAGGTTTACAGCATCCTGTCAGACTCACTTTATACGCATATGATGCAGGCCAGCGACAATATGATGGCCGAGCAGCTGATGTTGTTATACGCATCTGTCAATAACCTGCCACTGAATACGGAAAAAGCGATTGCACATGCCATCGAACACCATTTGTCTGACCTGCCCGATAAGCCCGTCTGGAAGGATGGTTCCGGGCTGAGCCGGTACAACCTGTTTACGCCCCGCAGCATTGTGGCTCTGCTGGATAAGATTTACGATAAGGTACCGCAGCAGCGGCTGTTCAGTATCCTGCCTGCAGGCGGGAAATCAGGCACATTGAAGAACCTTTTTCAGGGAAGTGAGCCCTTTGTTTTTGCAAAAACAGGAAGCCTGGCCAACAATTACAACCTGAGCGGATACCTGGTAACAAAGAAAGGTAAATTACTGGCTTTCAGCTTTATGAATAACAACTTCACCCGGTCTTCCGCCGAAGTAAGAAAGGAAGTAGCACGTATCCTTACCGGCCTGCACGACCGGTTTTAA
- a CDS encoding toxin-antitoxin system YwqK family antitoxin, whose amino-acid sequence MRSVILAGCIFFSVLTTSAKAQSEPKQAAPPAWLPKENVKKDTANRAKDLKSFVSGLDPVVSTSLPGANGKSGNLSTLLGETIPDLGLKVKEYKSQKKERKRRKEKAKLSRVEYEGVPMTAMSVKYGSGERASVESFHVLKEYKPMNPYVRATETRWYDKKSRKLSSAVVKDKDQALPLHGSYRKYNGENLIEEGYYYMGVKDGRWVKYDTKYNLIDKSMWNRGFPADSRITYYDSSHTQIKEVVPVAFGEVEGEFLKFYKEGQLMTSGKYDDGKKVGRWVEYYQFRRQRKKEIQYPKTAWEENFEPFVLREWDEKGKLLYDYTKDPRASAEEEETEN is encoded by the coding sequence ATGCGTAGCGTAATTCTGGCCGGTTGCATTTTCTTTTCAGTTCTGACAACGTCTGCAAAGGCCCAGTCGGAGCCAAAACAAGCTGCGCCGCCGGCCTGGTTGCCCAAAGAAAATGTAAAAAAGGATACGGCGAACCGAGCGAAAGACCTGAAGTCCTTTGTTTCAGGCCTGGATCCGGTGGTCAGCACATCACTGCCGGGGGCTAATGGAAAATCCGGAAACTTGTCCACGCTACTCGGAGAGACCATCCCTGACCTGGGTTTGAAAGTTAAAGAGTACAAAAGCCAGAAAAAGGAGCGCAAACGCAGGAAAGAGAAAGCCAAACTTTCCCGTGTGGAGTACGAAGGCGTACCCATGACCGCAATGTCTGTCAAGTACGGCAGCGGCGAGCGTGCCTCGGTAGAGTCTTTTCATGTGTTGAAAGAATACAAGCCGATGAACCCATATGTGAGGGCCACAGAAACGCGCTGGTATGATAAGAAAAGCAGGAAATTAAGTTCTGCAGTGGTCAAGGACAAAGACCAGGCACTGCCTCTTCACGGTTCATACAGGAAGTACAACGGAGAAAATCTTATTGAGGAAGGCTACTATTACATGGGTGTAAAAGATGGCCGATGGGTGAAATACGATACCAAATACAATCTGATCGACAAATCAATGTGGAACCGCGGCTTCCCGGCCGACTCCCGCATTACTTACTACGACTCATCGCATACGCAGATCAAGGAGGTTGTTCCGGTAGCTTTTGGCGAAGTAGAGGGAGAGTTCCTGAAATTTTACAAGGAAGGCCAGCTGATGACGAGCGGCAAATATGACGATGGTAAAAAGGTAGGCCGCTGGGTGGAATACTACCAGTTCCGCCGGCAGCGTAAAAAAGAAATCCAATATCCTAAAACAGCTTGGGAAGAGAATTTTGAACCATTTGTATTGCGTGAATGGGACGAAAAAGGCAAGCTGCTTTACGACTACACCAAAGACCCCCGCGCCTCTGCCGAAGAGGAGGAAACCGAAAATTAG
- a CDS encoding GDP-L-fucose synthase family protein, with product MEKSAKIYIAGHRGMVGSAIHRKLVQEGYTNLVLKTSSELDLRDQHAVRAFFEAERPEYVFLAAAKVGGIMANNIYRAEFLNDNLLIQNNVIDSSYRSDAKKLMFLGSSCIYPKLAPQPLQESSLLTGLLEPTNEPYAIAKIAGIKMCEAYRSQYGCNFISVMPTNLYGPNDNYDLNNSHVLPAMIRKFHEAKEEKREFVELWGSGSPLREFLHADDLADACFFLMQEYDEAGFLNIGVGADVPIKALAEMIRTIVGFEGEIHWNTDKPDGTPRKLMDVSKLHALGWKHRIELEEGIRLTYQDFLEKQEIYAV from the coding sequence GTGGAAAAAAGCGCTAAAATTTACATTGCAGGCCATCGCGGAATGGTTGGTTCCGCTATTCACCGTAAGCTTGTGCAGGAGGGTTATACCAATCTGGTACTGAAAACCTCGTCGGAGCTGGACCTGCGTGATCAGCATGCCGTGCGGGCATTTTTTGAGGCCGAGCGCCCGGAGTATGTATTTCTGGCAGCAGCCAAAGTAGGCGGCATTATGGCCAACAATATTTATCGCGCCGAGTTCCTGAATGATAATCTGCTGATCCAGAATAATGTAATTGACAGTTCGTACCGCAGTGATGCCAAAAAGCTGATGTTTTTAGGATCAAGCTGCATTTATCCCAAGCTTGCTCCCCAGCCTTTGCAGGAATCGTCGCTGCTGACCGGCTTGCTTGAACCTACCAACGAGCCTTACGCAATTGCTAAGATTGCCGGAATAAAAATGTGTGAAGCCTACCGCTCGCAATATGGCTGTAATTTCATTTCGGTTATGCCTACCAACCTGTACGGGCCCAATGATAATTACGATCTCAACAATTCGCACGTGCTGCCCGCAATGATCCGGAAGTTTCATGAGGCAAAAGAGGAAAAGCGCGAGTTTGTAGAGCTATGGGGCTCAGGTTCGCCGCTGCGGGAGTTTTTACATGCGGATGACCTTGCAGATGCATGCTTTTTCCTGATGCAGGAATATGACGAAGCCGGATTCCTGAACATCGGCGTAGGTGCAGATGTACCTATCAAAGCACTTGCTGAAATGATCAGGACGATTGTCGGTTTCGAAGGTGAAATCCACTGGAATACGGATAAGCCGGACGGTACGCCAAGAAAGCTCATGGATGTGTCGAAATTGCATGCCCTGGGCTGGAAGCACCGCATTGAGCTGGAAGAAGGAATCAGACTTACTTATCAGGATTTTCTTGAAAAGCAGGAGATTTATGCAGTATAA
- a CDS encoding Lrp/AsnC family transcriptional regulator: MSAIIKLDQIDRKVLEILQTNAKITNAQLSKEIGLSPAPTLERVKKLEQSGIIKSYHAQLEPEKVGLGVSTFVSISLVGHRKAVTESFVEKINAIPEVIECHHITGTGDFLLRVISKDISTYQKLMLEKINEIEEVASTQTMVILSTFKESKVLPIP; encoded by the coding sequence ATGTCGGCCATTATTAAGTTAGACCAAATAGATCGTAAAGTACTCGAGATCTTACAGACCAATGCAAAAATAACTAACGCGCAGCTATCCAAAGAAATCGGACTTTCCCCTGCTCCTACGCTGGAACGCGTTAAAAAACTGGAACAATCGGGCATTATCAAAAGTTACCACGCGCAGCTTGAACCCGAGAAGGTTGGCTTGGGCGTGAGTACATTCGTTTCCATATCGCTGGTAGGTCACCGCAAAGCGGTAACAGAGTCATTTGTGGAGAAAATCAATGCAATTCCTGAGGTAATTGAGTGTCACCACATCACTGGAACAGGTGATTTCCTTTTGCGGGTTATTTCAAAAGATATCAGTACTTATCAGAAGCTGATGCTCGAAAAAATCAACGAAATTGAAGAGGTAGCAAGCACACAAACAATGGTAATCCTGTCTACATTCAAAGAAAGCAAGGTACTGCCTATCCCATGA
- a CDS encoding DUF4301 family protein has product MFIEKDVLQIQKRGSDITTVEQQVRYFESGFPFLQLSKAATVGDGIIRLTEDEIATIVSEFDKSASDAESALLKFVPASGAATRMFKSLFSFLENDKKDKSVDEFFDRLSDFAFYEDLKTCMAADGISIESADEKTVASYFLTSKGLGYGELPKGLLKFHNYEDRARTPLEEHLVEGARYANAGGNVQIHFTVSPEHRDKFEKLVVEVLPAYQTKFGVKYMVSFSEQKSATDTIAVNPDNTPFREKDGSLLFRPAGHGALLDNLGQLDADIIFIKNIDNVVPDHLKNDTITYKKALAGIVIRYQKLLFKYLEKLKTSADPALLAELDTFLRNELCVMPPAGFESFSEDEKKAYFIEKLNRPLRVCGMVKNQGEPGGGPFWAENADGSSSLQIVESAQVDFDNAQQSEIFKNSTHFNPVDLVCGVKDSRGELFDLKKYRDPKTGFITGKSKDGKDLKAQELPGLWNGAMADWNTLFVEVPLITFNPVKTVNDLLREQHQ; this is encoded by the coding sequence ATGTTTATTGAAAAAGACGTTCTGCAAATACAAAAACGCGGAAGCGATATTACCACAGTCGAACAGCAGGTCAGATATTTTGAAAGCGGGTTCCCTTTTCTTCAATTGTCAAAAGCAGCTACCGTGGGCGATGGGATTATCCGCCTCACAGAAGATGAAATAGCTACCATTGTCTCTGAATTTGATAAAAGTGCTTCGGATGCAGAAAGCGCACTGCTCAAATTTGTACCCGCCTCAGGCGCTGCAACACGCATGTTCAAATCGCTTTTTTCTTTTTTGGAAAACGATAAAAAAGATAAGTCGGTGGACGAATTTTTCGATCGCCTGAGCGACTTCGCTTTCTATGAAGACCTGAAAACCTGCATGGCAGCTGACGGCATTTCCATTGAAAGCGCAGATGAAAAAACCGTTGCTTCCTACTTCCTGACCAGCAAAGGACTGGGATACGGCGAACTGCCCAAAGGACTTCTTAAATTCCATAATTATGAGGACCGCGCACGTACTCCTCTTGAAGAACACCTCGTGGAAGGCGCGAGGTACGCTAATGCAGGCGGAAATGTACAGATCCACTTTACCGTTTCACCCGAGCACCGCGACAAGTTTGAGAAGCTCGTTGTAGAGGTTCTTCCAGCTTACCAGACCAAATTCGGCGTGAAATATATGGTATCCTTTTCGGAGCAGAAAAGCGCTACGGATACCATTGCTGTGAACCCGGATAATACACCTTTCCGTGAGAAGGATGGCAGCCTGCTTTTCAGGCCGGCCGGCCATGGTGCGCTGCTCGACAACCTGGGCCAGCTCGACGCGGATATTATTTTTATCAAAAACATAGACAACGTGGTACCCGACCACCTGAAAAATGACACCATAACCTATAAAAAGGCATTGGCAGGCATTGTAATCAGGTACCAGAAGCTGTTGTTCAAATACCTTGAAAAGCTCAAAACGTCCGCTGATCCGGCGCTGCTGGCAGAACTTGATACTTTCCTGAGAAATGAGCTTTGTGTAATGCCTCCTGCCGGGTTTGAATCTTTTTCGGAAGATGAAAAGAAGGCATACTTTATTGAAAAACTGAACCGGCCGCTGCGGGTATGCGGAATGGTTAAAAACCAGGGAGAGCCTGGTGGAGGACCTTTCTGGGCAGAAAATGCAGACGGATCTTCATCATTGCAAATCGTTGAGTCTGCGCAGGTTGACTTTGACAATGCGCAGCAAAGCGAGATTTTCAAAAACTCTACGCACTTCAATCCGGTAGATCTGGTATGCGGCGTAAAAGACAGCCGCGGCGAGTTGTTTGACCTGAAAAAATACCGCGATCCGAAAACCGGATTTATTACAGGCAAATCGAAAGATGGTAAAGATCTGAAAGCACAGGAGCTGCCCGGGCTGTGGAACGGGGCTATGGCCGACTGGAACACGCTTTTCGTGGAAGTACCGCTGATTACCTTCAATCCGGTAAAAACGGTCAATGACCTTTTGCGCGAGCAGCACCAGTAA
- a CDS encoding ATP-dependent helicase produces MNQAEYLSTLNEPQREAVLYGNGPLMIIAGAGSGKTRVLTFRIAHLIENGVDPFRILSLTFTNKAAGEMRSRIEKNIGTEARNIWMGTFHSVFAKILRIESRYLGYTSDFSIYDTDDSKSLLRSIIKEFNLDDKVYKANVVFNRISGAKNRLVSADDYINNPVIQADDDAAKMKEIGRIYKTYVTRCFQANAMDFDDLLFNTNVLFRDFPDVLYKYQHKFQHVLVDEFQDTNVSQYLITRKLSAVHRNICVVGDDAQSIYAFRGANIENILNFEKDFPDVKTVKLEQNYRSTSTIVKAANSVIARNKAQLKKETFTENEDGALIDVIKAGSDNEEGRLVATSIFEEKMQKSLRNENFAILYRTNAQSRSFEEALRKLGIKYRIIGGQSFYQRKEIKDLLAYLRFTVNQRDEEAFKRIINLPKRGIGDTTVAKIAVSAAENNKPIWEVVSNIGSYASGRTITAIDQFATLIKSFKILIEEGKDAYDVAAHIAKASGLLRELYEDKTVEGLSRYENVQELLNGIKEFVDSDENEDKTLSAFLQSVSLLTNADEPDENEDNDRVTMMTIHSAKGLEFRNVFVVGLEEDLFPSQIMLESRQDLEEERRLFYVAITRAEKKLTFSYAESRYQWGRIKMCEPSRFLLEVEPHFMNLTASSRDTIPPITSFVRNLAPRKPAESAVSTAAAMHVPSADFVPTDTFDLAEGDKVEHLKFGFGQVIKMDVNGSDRKATVKFDLVGEKTLLLSFAKLRVLK; encoded by the coding sequence TTGAATCAGGCAGAATATTTGTCGACCCTGAATGAGCCTCAGCGTGAGGCTGTGCTGTATGGAAATGGTCCTCTGATGATCATCGCAGGTGCGGGCTCCGGCAAAACAAGGGTATTGACCTTCCGTATTGCACATCTGATTGAAAACGGGGTAGATCCTTTCCGGATACTTTCCCTGACCTTCACCAATAAGGCTGCCGGTGAGATGCGCTCCCGGATCGAGAAGAACATCGGAACAGAAGCCCGTAATATATGGATGGGCACTTTTCACTCGGTTTTTGCAAAAATCCTGAGAATTGAGTCGAGATACCTGGGCTACACGAGTGACTTCTCCATTTACGACACTGACGATTCCAAATCTTTGCTGCGCAGTATTATCAAGGAGTTTAACCTTGATGATAAGGTATATAAGGCCAATGTGGTTTTCAACCGCATTTCGGGAGCCAAAAACCGCCTGGTATCCGCAGACGACTACATCAACAACCCTGTGATACAGGCAGACGATGATGCGGCTAAAATGAAGGAGATCGGACGTATCTATAAAACGTACGTTACCCGCTGCTTCCAGGCAAATGCCATGGACTTTGACGATCTGCTTTTTAACACAAACGTACTCTTCCGGGATTTTCCTGATGTTTTGTACAAATACCAGCACAAATTTCAGCATGTCCTGGTGGATGAGTTCCAGGATACCAACGTGTCGCAATACCTTATTACGAGAAAGCTTTCTGCTGTACACCGTAATATATGTGTGGTAGGGGACGATGCCCAGAGTATTTATGCATTCCGCGGTGCCAACATTGAAAATATCCTCAATTTTGAGAAAGACTTCCCAGACGTAAAAACCGTCAAGTTGGAACAGAATTACCGCTCTACAAGCACCATTGTAAAGGCTGCAAACTCGGTTATTGCGCGCAACAAAGCGCAGCTCAAAAAGGAAACTTTCACCGAAAATGAAGACGGGGCATTGATCGACGTGATCAAGGCTGGATCAGACAATGAAGAAGGCCGGCTTGTAGCAACGTCCATATTCGAGGAGAAAATGCAGAAATCGCTCCGGAATGAGAATTTTGCCATTTTGTACCGCACCAATGCACAGTCGCGCTCATTTGAAGAAGCACTCCGAAAGCTGGGTATCAAGTACCGCATCATCGGAGGCCAGTCTTTTTACCAGAGAAAAGAAATAAAGGATTTGCTGGCATATCTTCGTTTTACTGTAAACCAGCGGGATGAAGAAGCTTTCAAACGCATTATCAATCTTCCGAAAAGAGGGATAGGAGACACTACTGTTGCCAAAATAGCGGTATCGGCGGCCGAGAACAACAAACCTATCTGGGAAGTAGTATCCAACATCGGCAGCTATGCAAGCGGCCGTACGATCACGGCCATCGACCAGTTTGCGACTTTAATCAAAAGCTTCAAAATTTTAATAGAAGAAGGTAAGGATGCCTATGATGTAGCAGCTCACATTGCAAAAGCGTCAGGACTACTGAGGGAATTGTATGAGGACAAAACCGTGGAAGGTCTCTCGCGCTATGAAAACGTGCAGGAACTCCTCAACGGGATCAAGGAGTTTGTGGACAGTGACGAAAATGAAGACAAAACATTAAGCGCATTTCTGCAATCGGTATCGCTGTTGACCAATGCTGACGAACCCGACGAAAACGAGGACAATGACCGGGTTACCATGATGACCATTCACTCGGCCAAAGGACTGGAATTCCGCAATGTCTTTGTCGTGGGCCTTGAAGAAGATCTTTTTCCAAGTCAGATCATGCTCGAAAGCCGTCAGGACCTGGAAGAGGAGCGGCGCCTGTTTTATGTCGCTATCACCCGGGCCGAAAAAAAGCTCACCTTTTCCTATGCTGAAAGCCGCTATCAGTGGGGGCGTATCAAAATGTGCGAACCCAGCCGCTTCCTGCTTGAAGTGGAACCGCATTTCATGAACCTTACTGCAAGCTCGCGCGATACCATTCCCCCGATCACTTCTTTTGTAAGGAACCTTGCACCACGCAAGCCCGCCGAGTCAGCGGTGAGTACCGCAGCAGCCATGCATGTACCCTCGGCAGATTTTGTACCTACGGATACTTTCGACCTCGCTGAGGGTGACAAAGTGGAGCATCTGAAGTTCGGGTTTGGCCAGGTAATCAAAATGGATGTAAATGGCAGTGACCGGAAGGCTACCGTCAAATTCGACCTCGTAGGGGAAAAAACATTATTGTTAAGTTTTGCCAAACTGCGCGTCCTGAAATAA
- a CDS encoding class I SAM-dependent methyltransferase — protein sequence MTTFLDNARLYLGVLKRVGRTMTLGLFGSNNRQELLALYNIYETKTNGKESTPVDPFIIPKTDIFELLGNDSAVYEGVYECGFGHTTEFELKVISNLVKKLNPNRVFEIGTFQGRTTLNIALNCHPDAIITTLDLPSSELDSTKMEIEEGEIRYVTKDISGERFIGHPIAYKIKQVFGDSATFPFEEYTNSIDLAFIDGSHAYDYVLNDSEKVFNIMRPGGLIMWHDYTNWPGVWSALNKLYQSDIRYVNIKHIGGTSIAMLKV from the coding sequence ATGACAACATTTCTTGATAATGCTCGGCTATATCTTGGTGTACTCAAACGGGTAGGACGAACAATGACATTGGGCTTGTTTGGTTCCAATAACAGGCAAGAGTTACTTGCACTTTACAACATTTATGAAACTAAAACGAATGGCAAGGAAAGCACGCCTGTTGACCCGTTTATAATCCCCAAGACTGACATTTTTGAATTACTGGGAAATGATTCTGCTGTCTACGAAGGTGTTTACGAATGTGGCTTTGGTCATACAACCGAGTTTGAGTTGAAAGTGATCAGCAATCTTGTGAAAAAACTGAACCCTAATAGAGTTTTTGAGATAGGCACATTTCAGGGAAGAACAACCCTTAATATAGCACTAAATTGCCATCCTGATGCTATAATCACCACTCTGGACCTTCCAAGCAGTGAGCTAGATTCAACGAAAATGGAAATTGAGGAAGGAGAAATTCGTTATGTAACCAAGGATATTTCAGGAGAAAGATTTATTGGTCATCCCATAGCATACAAAATTAAACAGGTATTTGGCGACTCAGCAACGTTCCCTTTCGAAGAGTATACCAATTCAATTGATCTTGCATTTATTGATGGCTCCCATGCTTATGACTATGTATTGAACGACAGCGAGAAGGTGTTTAACATTATGCGCCCCGGAGGATTGATTATGTGGCATGATTATACAAATTGGCCTGGCGTTTGGTCAGCACTTAATAAACTCTACCAGTCGGATATCAGATATGTTAATATAAAGCACATTGGCGGAACCAGCATTGCAATGCTTAAAGTGTAA
- a CDS encoding M20 metallopeptidase family protein, producing MFELLGKIKSLAKENAAAAIKHRRHLHSNPELSFEEFKTAQYVAAELSAIGLQPQEGVAGTGVVALIEGKNPTKRIVGLRADMDALPILEANDVPYKSTVPGVMHACGHDVHTSSLLVTARILNEIKEQFEGTIKLVFQPAEEKAPGGASLMIREGVLENPRPASMIGQHVAPNIPVGKIGFREGMYMASTDELYLTVKGKGGHAAAPHQLVDPVLIASHIIVALQQIISRNRNPANPSVLSFGRFIADGVTNVIPNEVTIQGTWRCMDEAWREDGLRRMKKLAEGIAEAMGGSCEFNIVHGYPFLKNHPEVTSRLRSSAIGYLGAENVIDLDLWMAGEDFAFYSQVVDSCFYRLGTRNEVRGIISGVHTPTFDIDESALEISIGLMSWLALSELAVS from the coding sequence ATGTTTGAATTATTAGGTAAAATCAAGTCCCTTGCAAAGGAAAATGCAGCCGCCGCTATTAAGCATCGCAGGCACCTGCACAGTAACCCTGAATTATCCTTTGAAGAATTTAAAACTGCACAATACGTGGCTGCTGAGTTGTCTGCTATCGGACTTCAGCCGCAGGAAGGTGTTGCAGGTACAGGTGTAGTTGCATTGATAGAAGGTAAAAACCCGACAAAGCGGATTGTTGGCCTGCGGGCAGATATGGATGCATTGCCGATTCTGGAAGCTAATGATGTACCCTATAAATCGACCGTGCCCGGTGTAATGCATGCTTGTGGTCATGATGTACATACTTCCTCCCTCCTGGTTACCGCCCGGATCCTGAATGAGATCAAAGAACAATTTGAGGGTACCATCAAACTGGTATTTCAGCCTGCCGAAGAAAAAGCGCCGGGAGGTGCCTCGCTGATGATCCGCGAGGGGGTTTTGGAAAATCCGCGTCCTGCCAGTATGATAGGTCAGCATGTTGCTCCTAATATTCCTGTGGGTAAAATTGGCTTCCGCGAAGGTATGTACATGGCAAGTACTGATGAGCTTTACCTTACTGTAAAAGGAAAAGGCGGCCACGCTGCTGCACCCCACCAGCTTGTTGATCCGGTACTTATTGCTTCTCACATTATTGTAGCGCTGCAACAAATCATCAGCCGGAACAGGAACCCTGCTAATCCATCCGTACTCTCATTTGGCCGGTTTATAGCTGACGGTGTCACCAATGTGATCCCAAATGAAGTGACCATCCAGGGTACCTGGCGCTGTATGGATGAAGCATGGAGGGAAGACGGGTTACGCCGTATGAAGAAGCTGGCAGAAGGAATTGCTGAAGCTATGGGGGGATCCTGTGAATTCAATATTGTTCATGGTTATCCTTTTCTAAAAAATCATCCTGAGGTAACCAGCAGATTACGCTCATCGGCGATTGGGTATTTAGGTGCGGAAAATGTAATTGACCTGGATCTTTGGATGGCGGGCGAAGATTTTGCATTTTACTCTCAGGTAGTAGACTCCTGCTTTTACCGGCTGGGTACCCGCAATGAAGTCAGAGGAATCATCTCAGGTGTTCATACGCCTACCTTTGACATTGACGAAAGTGCGCTGGAAATTTCCATTGGTCTTATGAGCTGGTTAGCACTATCAGAATTGGCAGTTAGCTAG
- a CDS encoding class I SAM-dependent methyltransferase: MNQNEFLESLVCPVSGTALRISEDRKTLVSEDGTTYEVGETGIVNMLYPKELLPEDAREQYLYDQAVLRYDQGVSWVFQTLNHSDEAATRKFFIDLMELKPGMTALEVGAGTGKDSALILDRIKPGGTAVLSDLSPNMLKRAQEKLSTDEANVHYFLGNGSYLPFADNTFDAVFHFGGINTFSERKRAFDELARVVKPGGKVVVGDESVAPWLRNTPTYTTLLKANPLFRAEVPIEDVPLNIEDFKLHYVFGNAFYVMEFRVTANPPEVDVDLLMPGKDFVDNWRIRAEKAE; the protein is encoded by the coding sequence ATGAATCAGAATGAGTTTTTAGAATCTCTGGTCTGCCCTGTCTCCGGAACTGCATTGCGTATTTCAGAGGACAGAAAAACGCTGGTCAGTGAAGATGGAACAACCTACGAAGTAGGAGAGACGGGCATTGTTAACATGCTGTACCCAAAAGAACTTTTACCCGAAGATGCACGTGAGCAGTACCTGTACGATCAGGCTGTACTGCGGTACGACCAGGGGGTATCATGGGTTTTCCAAACTTTAAACCATTCCGATGAAGCGGCCACCAGAAAGTTTTTTATAGACCTGATGGAATTGAAGCCGGGCATGACTGCGCTTGAAGTAGGAGCTGGTACCGGCAAAGATTCGGCATTGATACTCGACAGGATCAAGCCGGGCGGTACGGCTGTTTTGTCTGATCTTTCACCCAATATGTTAAAAAGGGCGCAGGAAAAACTGTCAACAGATGAAGCCAATGTGCATTACTTTCTGGGAAACGGATCTTACCTCCCATTTGCAGACAATACCTTTGACGCCGTTTTTCACTTCGGTGGAATCAATACTTTTTCAGAAAGAAAAAGAGCATTTGATGAGCTTGCACGTGTTGTAAAGCCTGGTGGGAAAGTAGTGGTAGGAGACGAAAGTGTGGCTCCATGGCTGAGAAATACGCCTACTTATACTACGCTGCTCAAAGCGAACCCGCTCTTCCGGGCAGAAGTACCGATTGAAGACGTACCATTGAACATTGAAGATTTCAAGCTGCACTACGTATTTGGAAATGCTTTTTATGTGATGGAGTTCAGGGTGACGGCTAATCCTCCCGAGGTAGATGTAGACCTTCTAATGCCGGGTAAGGATTTTGTAGATAACTGGCGTATCAGGGCAGAGAAAGCAGAGTAA